Proteins from one Drosophila gunungcola strain Sukarami chromosome 3R, Dgunungcola_SK_2, whole genome shotgun sequence genomic window:
- the LOC128252250 gene encoding uncharacterized protein LOC128252250: protein MLRLTTSTYSSICFIVFLNFVWLLLLTTTSAKPANSSESKPTNGMQHVTSFVDQKPKTGAREEFDFERNEAEAVNSAQLQVLFGSLLQLPGKGNMSLELSLETDDEPVSERNKLDDEVEATGEQHEGLTESPDAWHRVKLNIPVLEPVKHLINAVGGGGVNDTHVKSNTHRLIGHHGVHETHHPAGNISSPAIETEEDRETAIDSTGFDVLETLGTAGTVLFGILQNLRKLFAASAGNASTASSGGGGAAN, encoded by the exons ATGTTGCGATTGACCACCTCCACATATAGTTCCATATGTTTTATTGTCTTTTTAAAT TTtgtgtggctgctgctgctgacgaCGACGTCCGCCAAGCCGGCCAACTCCAGTGAATCCAAGCCTACTAATGGAATGCAACACGTGACCAGCTTTGTggaccaaaaaccgaaaactggAGCCCGTGAGGAGTTCGACTTCGAGCGGAATGAGGCGGAGGCTGTGAACTCGGCGCAGTTGCAGGTTCTCTTCGGCAGTTTGCTGCAACTGCCGGGTAAGGGGAATATGAGTCTGGAGTTATCCTTGGAAACGGATGACGAGCCGGTCAGTGAACGCAACAAGCTAGACGATGAGGTGGAGGCCACTGGGGAGCAGCACGAGGGCCTCACCGAATCACCGGATGCCTGGCATCGCGTCAAGCTCAATATTCCCGTCCTGGAGCCGGTCAAGCACTTGATCAATGCGGTGGGCGGCGGGGGAGTCAATGACACCCATGTTAAGAGCAACACCCATCGGCTAATCGGACATCATGGCGTCCACGAAACGCATCATCCCGCCGGGAACATCAGTTCGCCGGCAATCGAAACGGAGGAGGACCGGGAGACGGCCATCGACAGCACTGGCTTCGATGTCCTGGAGACTTTGGGCACTGCGGGAACGGTTCTCTTTGGCATTCTGCAGAACCTTCGAAAGCTATTCGCTGCCAGCGCTGGAAATGCCAGTACCGCATCTTCGGGCGGCGGCGGTGCAGCAAATTAG
- the LOC128252248 gene encoding mediator of RNA polymerase II transcription subunit 25, whose product MEVDQMPLADVVFIIEGSAINGAYINELKTNYILPTLEHFTTGSIDEREYLIAERFATLYGIVVYRTAANLLEPVCATYGPFLQPQKVMETIERLPLVGGGMESCAHMAEGFAAAHGCFDDISERRQLLDQTNVQRHCILICNSPPYQMPTTESWKYSGKSCEQLAALFNERKINLSIIAPRKMPVLFKLFMKADGDQPITSKNYAKNIRHLVLLKGYSLKERAPSPNSMAAQMAAPNAAQAAVQQQQQNPAAQQQPGQSMSMDTTPAQQQQQQQQQQQQQQGNPQVMNMNSMQQQQPGQNTQAGLLNPQQQQLLQQQQQQQQQNQFVPNQMQNPNFQQNVVPGQNRWMYPNQPGQARPQFMQGAGNVGGVGQGGGMQQNPNSALISRINAPPPNQTVTSLQQQQQQQAQQQQAQQQQQQRMQLLNQQQMLNHQQLQQQQQQLAQQQQQQQGNPNAGNNMMPSGNAGNMPNPQQQQVGQQSNPQQQGNPQQQQQPNSQQEQASLREKIWTGILEWSEKPKSDQQKIPHTLQCTVCTNIKDGEPEIKAENWPPKLLMQLMPKHLVGNIGGQFLKDSKMVVFRPTPGEALDSLAKMMTSGYAGCVHFSSIPNLPACELKVLILLYTPDRNAFLGFIPNNQAMFVERLRKVIQQKQHGNMQQQQMMQQQGKSPMELQQQQQQQQQQQMQQDNSQQQHYNQYQLNMQMGGGGPGGGPGPGPGGMPMQQNQMQMNMMQQQRMPLGVGVGPGGVPNPNLQQQLQQVAPNVAAMQQQQAQQQQQRMVRPMMSNNNPGLRQLLQHQTTPGNQFRPQMGGQNPNQMGAGGPMVGNRNFDDGSYEFNM is encoded by the coding sequence ATGGAGGTGGACCAGATGCCTCTGGCCGACGTGGTCTTCATCATCGAGGGCAGCGCCATCAACGGCGCGTACATCAACGAGCTCAAGACCAACTATATTCTGCCGACGCTGGAGCACTTCACCACTGGCTCCATTGACGAGCGGGAGTATCTCATCGCAGAGCGTTTCGCCACGCTGTACGGGATTGTGGTCTACCGCACCGCGGCCAATCTGCTGGAGCCCGTGTGCGCCACCTACGGACCCTTCCTGCAGCCCCAGAAAGTAATGGAGACGATCGAACGCCTGCCGCTAGTTGGAGGCGGAATGGAGTCCTGTGCCCACATGGCAGAGGGATTTGCCGCGGCCCACGGCTGCTTCGACGACATTAGCGAAAGGCGCCAACTGCTGGACCAGACCAACGTCCAGCGGCACTGCATCCTGATCTGCAACAGTCCACCGTACCAGATGCCCACCACGGAATCGTGGAAGTATTCGGGCAAATCCTGCGAACAGCTGGCGGCGCTGTTTAACGAGCGAAAGATCAATCTCTCCATCATTGCTCCCCGCAAGATGCCGGTGCTGTTCAAGTTGTTCATGAAGGCCGACGGAGATCAGCCGATTACCAGCAAGAACTATGCCAAGAACATCCGGCACCTAGTGCTGCTCAAGGGCTACAGCCTCAAGGAGCGAGCTCCCAGTCCCAACAGCATGGCGGCCCAGATGGCTGCTCCCAACGCTGCCCAAGCTgcagtgcagcagcagcaacagaaccCAGCCGCTCAGCAGCAACCAGGCCAGAGCATGTCCATGGACACTACGCCCgctcaacagcagcagcagcagcaacaacaacagcagcagcagcaaggcAATCCCCAGGTCATGAACATGAATTCgatgcagcaacagcagccggGTCAAAATACCCAGGCCGGCCTTCTTAATcctcagcagcaacaactcttgcagcaacagcaacaacaacagcagcagaatcAATTTGTGCCCAACCAGATGCAGAATCCCAATTTCCAGCAAAACGTGGTGCCCGGCCAAAACCGTTGGATGTATCCCAATCAGCCGGGACAGGCCCGTCCGCAATTCATGCAGGGCGCAGGCAATGTGGGCGGTGTCGGCCAAGGCGGTGGCATGCAACAGAATCCCAACTCTGCTCTAATCTCGCGCATTAATGCGCCGCCGCCAAACCAAACCGTGACTtcgctgcagcagcagcaacagcagcaggcacagcagcaacaggcccaacagcaacaacaacagaggATGCAGTTGCTTAACCAGCAGCAGATGCTCAACCATCAGCaattgcaacagcaacaacaacagttggcccagcagcaacaacaacaacagggcAACCCTAATGCCGGCAACAACATGATGCCGTCGGGCAATGCGGGCAATATGCCCAAtccacagcaacaacaagtggGACAGCAGTCAAATCCCCAACAGCAAGGCAAtccccagcagcaacagcagccgaACTCGCAGCAGGAGCAGGCCTCCCTGAGGGAAAAGATCTGGACCGGAATTCTGGAGTGGTCAGAGAAGCCGAAGTCGGATCAGCAAAAGATTCCGCACACGCTCCAGTGCACCGTCTGCACCAACATCAAAGACGGCGAGCCCGAGATCAAGGCTGAGAACTGGCCGCCTAAGCTGTTGATGCAGCTGATGCCCAAGCATTTGGTGGGCAACATCGGCGGCCAGTTCCTGAAGGACTCAAAGATGGTTGTTTTTCGACCGACTCCGGGAGAAGCACTTGATTCGCTGGCCAAGATGATGACTTCGGGATACGCTGGCTGCGTTCACTTCTCATCCATTCCCAACCTGCCCGCCTGTGAGCTCAAGGTCCTCATCCTGCTATATACGCCCGATCGCAACGCCTTCCTGGGCTTCATCCCGAACAATCAGGCGATGTTCGTGGAGCGCCTGCGCAAAGTCATCCAGCAGAAGCAGCACGGCAacatgcaacagcaacaaatgaTGCAGCAGCAGGGCAAATCGCCcatggagctgcagcagcaacagcaacaacagcagcagcaacagatgCAGCAGGACAACTCACAGCAACAGCACTACAACCAGTACCAGCTCAATATGCAGATGGGCGGAGGAGGTCCGGGCGGAGGACCGGGTCCTGGGCCGGGCGGCATGCCCATGCAGCAGAACCAGATGCAGATGAACATGATGCAGCAACAGCGAATGCCGCTCGGCGTGGGCGTTGGTCCCGGTGGCGTGCCTAACCCTAAtctccagcagcagctgcaacaggtggcgcccaacgtggccgccatgcagcagcagcaggcgcaacaacagcaacagcgcaTGGTTCGACCCATGATGAGCAACAACAACCCCGGACTTCGCCAGCTCCTGCAGCACCAGACCACGCCAGGCAACCAGTTCCGCCCGCAGATGGGCGGCCAGAATCCTAACCAAATGGGAGCCGGCGGTCCAATGGTCGGCAATCGCAACTTTGACGACGGTAGCTACGAGTTTAATATGTAG